In Pan paniscus chromosome 13, NHGRI_mPanPan1-v2.0_pri, whole genome shotgun sequence, one DNA window encodes the following:
- the AMMECR1L gene encoding AMMECR1-like protein isoform X1 encodes MGKRRCVPPLEPKLAAGCCGVKKPKLSGSGTHSHGNQSTTVPGSSSGPLQNHQHVDSSSGRENVSDLTLGPGNSPITRMNPASGALSPLPRPNGTANTTKNLVVTAEMCCYCFDVLYCHLYGFPQPRLPRFTNDPYPLFVTWKTGRDKRLRGCIGTFSAMNLHSGLREYTLTSALKDSRFPPLTREELPKLFCSVSLLTNFEDASDYLDWEVGVHGIRIEFINEKGVKRTATYLPEVAKEQDNYTGVTSDRKDAGAGSLGTAIMACVGLSSHVSESPRDWQTDWAPDWDQIQTIDSLLRKGGFKAPITSEFRKTIKLTRYRSEKVTISYAEYIASRQHCFQNGTLHAPPLYNHYS; translated from the exons ATGGGAAAAAGACGTTGTGTTCCTCCACTCGAGCCCAAGTTGGCAGCAGGCTGTTGTGGGGTCAAGAAGCCCAAATTATCTGGAAGTGGAACGCACAGTCACGGGAATCAGTCCACAACTGTCCCCGGCTCTAGTTCAGGACCTCTTCAAAACCACCAGCATGTGGACAGCAGCAGTGGACGGGAGAATGTGTCAGACTTAACTCTGGGACCTGGAAACTCTCCCATCACACGAATGAATCCCGCATCGGGAGCGCTGAGCCCTCTTCCCCGGCCTAATGGAACTGCCAACACCACTAAGAATCTGGTGGTGACTGCAGAGATGTGCTGCTATTGCTTCGACGTACTCTACTGTCACCTCTATGGCTTCCCACAGCCACGACTTCCTAGATTCACCAATGACCCCTA tCCGCTCTTTGTGACGTGGAAGACAGGGCGGGACAAGCGGCTTCGTGGCTGCATTGGGACCTTCTCAGCCATGAATCTTCATTCAGGACTCAGGGAATACACGTTAACCAG TGCACTTAAGGACAGCCGATTTCCCCCCCTGACCCGAGAGGAGCTGCCTAAACTTTTCTGCTCTGTCTCCCTCCTTACTAACTTTGAGGATGCCAGTGATTACCTGGACTGGGAG GTAGGGGTCCATGGGATTCGAATTGAATTCATTAATGAAAAAGGTGTCAAACGCACAGCCACATATTTACCTGAGGTTGCTAAGGAACAAG ATAATTATACTGGGGTAACATCTGACAGGAAGGACGCAGGAGCAGGGAGCCTGGGGACAGCCATTATGGCATGTGTCGGGCTATCATCTCATGTCTCAGAGTCTCCACGGGACTGGCAGACAGACTGGGCGCCAG ACTGGGATCAGATCCAGACAATAGACTCCTTGCTCAGGAAAGGTGGCTTTAAAGCTCCAATTACCAGTGAATTCAGAAAAACGATCAAACTCACCAG GTACCGAAGTGAGAAGGTGACAATCAGTTACGCAGAGTATATTGCTTCCCGACAGCACTGTTTCCAGAACGGCACTCTTCATGCCCCGCCCCTCTACAATCATTACTCCTGA
- the AMMECR1L gene encoding AMMECR1-like protein isoform X2, protein MGKRRCVPPLEPKLAAGCCGVKKPKLSGSGTHSHGNQSTTVPGSSSGPLQNHQHVDSSSGRENVSDLTLGPGNSPITRMNPASGALSPLPRPNGTANTTKNLVVTAEMCCYCFDVLYCHLYGFPQPRLPRFTNDPYPLFVTWKTGRDKRLRGCIGTFSAMNLHSGLREYTLTSALKDSRFPPLTREELPKLFCSVSLLTNFEDASDYLDWEVGVHGIRIEFINEKGVKRTATYLPEVAKEQDNYTGVTSDRKDAGAGSLGTAIMACVGLSSHVSESPRDWQTDWAPDWDQIQTIDSLLRKGGFKAPITSEFRKTIKLTRAQPKCYEFCSDDPVIWHIHLGSETYIAPRIL, encoded by the exons ATGGGAAAAAGACGTTGTGTTCCTCCACTCGAGCCCAAGTTGGCAGCAGGCTGTTGTGGGGTCAAGAAGCCCAAATTATCTGGAAGTGGAACGCACAGTCACGGGAATCAGTCCACAACTGTCCCCGGCTCTAGTTCAGGACCTCTTCAAAACCACCAGCATGTGGACAGCAGCAGTGGACGGGAGAATGTGTCAGACTTAACTCTGGGACCTGGAAACTCTCCCATCACACGAATGAATCCCGCATCGGGAGCGCTGAGCCCTCTTCCCCGGCCTAATGGAACTGCCAACACCACTAAGAATCTGGTGGTGACTGCAGAGATGTGCTGCTATTGCTTCGACGTACTCTACTGTCACCTCTATGGCTTCCCACAGCCACGACTTCCTAGATTCACCAATGACCCCTA tCCGCTCTTTGTGACGTGGAAGACAGGGCGGGACAAGCGGCTTCGTGGCTGCATTGGGACCTTCTCAGCCATGAATCTTCATTCAGGACTCAGGGAATACACGTTAACCAG TGCACTTAAGGACAGCCGATTTCCCCCCCTGACCCGAGAGGAGCTGCCTAAACTTTTCTGCTCTGTCTCCCTCCTTACTAACTTTGAGGATGCCAGTGATTACCTGGACTGGGAG GTAGGGGTCCATGGGATTCGAATTGAATTCATTAATGAAAAAGGTGTCAAACGCACAGCCACATATTTACCTGAGGTTGCTAAGGAACAAG ATAATTATACTGGGGTAACATCTGACAGGAAGGACGCAGGAGCAGGGAGCCTGGGGACAGCCATTATGGCATGTGTCGGGCTATCATCTCATGTCTCAGAGTCTCCACGGGACTGGCAGACAGACTGGGCGCCAG ACTGGGATCAGATCCAGACAATAGACTCCTTGCTCAGGAAAGGTGGCTTTAAAGCTCCAATTACCAGTGAATTCAGAAAAACGATCAAACTCACCAG AGCACAGCCAAAGTGCTATGAATTCTGTTCTGACGACCCTGTGATATGGCATATTCATCTGGGGAGTGAGACCTATATAGCCCCAAGGATCCTTTAA
- the AMMECR1L gene encoding AMMECR1-like protein isoform X4: MGKRRCVPPLEPKLAAGCCGVKKPKLSGSGTHSHGNQSTTVPGSSSGPLQNHQHVDSSSGRENVSDLTLGPGNSPITRMNPASGALSPLPRPNGTANTTKNLVVTAEMCCYCFDVLYCHLYGFPQPRLPRFTNDPYPLFVTWKTGRDKRLRGCIGTFSAMNLHSGLREYTLTSALKDSRFPPLTREELPKLFCSVSLLTNFEDASDYLDWEVGVHGIRIEFINEKGVKRTATYLPEVAKEQDWDQIQTIDSLLRKGGFKAPITSEFRKTIKLTRYRSEKVTISYAEYIASRQHCFQNGTLHAPPLYNHYS, translated from the exons ATGGGAAAAAGACGTTGTGTTCCTCCACTCGAGCCCAAGTTGGCAGCAGGCTGTTGTGGGGTCAAGAAGCCCAAATTATCTGGAAGTGGAACGCACAGTCACGGGAATCAGTCCACAACTGTCCCCGGCTCTAGTTCAGGACCTCTTCAAAACCACCAGCATGTGGACAGCAGCAGTGGACGGGAGAATGTGTCAGACTTAACTCTGGGACCTGGAAACTCTCCCATCACACGAATGAATCCCGCATCGGGAGCGCTGAGCCCTCTTCCCCGGCCTAATGGAACTGCCAACACCACTAAGAATCTGGTGGTGACTGCAGAGATGTGCTGCTATTGCTTCGACGTACTCTACTGTCACCTCTATGGCTTCCCACAGCCACGACTTCCTAGATTCACCAATGACCCCTA tCCGCTCTTTGTGACGTGGAAGACAGGGCGGGACAAGCGGCTTCGTGGCTGCATTGGGACCTTCTCAGCCATGAATCTTCATTCAGGACTCAGGGAATACACGTTAACCAG TGCACTTAAGGACAGCCGATTTCCCCCCCTGACCCGAGAGGAGCTGCCTAAACTTTTCTGCTCTGTCTCCCTCCTTACTAACTTTGAGGATGCCAGTGATTACCTGGACTGGGAG GTAGGGGTCCATGGGATTCGAATTGAATTCATTAATGAAAAAGGTGTCAAACGCACAGCCACATATTTACCTGAGGTTGCTAAGGAACAAG ACTGGGATCAGATCCAGACAATAGACTCCTTGCTCAGGAAAGGTGGCTTTAAAGCTCCAATTACCAGTGAATTCAGAAAAACGATCAAACTCACCAG GTACCGAAGTGAGAAGGTGACAATCAGTTACGCAGAGTATATTGCTTCCCGACAGCACTGTTTCCAGAACGGCACTCTTCATGCCCCGCCCCTCTACAATCATTACTCCTGA
- the AMMECR1L gene encoding AMMECR1-like protein isoform X6 — translation MGKRRCVPPLEPKLAAGCCGVKKPKLSGSGTHSHGNQSTTVPGSSSGPLQNHQHVDSSSGRENVSDLTLGPGNSPITRMNPASGALSPLPRPNGTANTTKNLVVTAEMCCYCFDVLYCHLYGFPQPRLPRFTNDPYALKDSRFPPLTREELPKLFCSVSLLTNFEDASDYLDWEVGVHGIRIEFINEKGVKRTATYLPEVAKEQDWDQIQTIDSLLRKGGFKAPITSEFRKTIKLTRYRSEKVTISYAEYIASRQHCFQNGTLHAPPLYNHYS, via the exons ATGGGAAAAAGACGTTGTGTTCCTCCACTCGAGCCCAAGTTGGCAGCAGGCTGTTGTGGGGTCAAGAAGCCCAAATTATCTGGAAGTGGAACGCACAGTCACGGGAATCAGTCCACAACTGTCCCCGGCTCTAGTTCAGGACCTCTTCAAAACCACCAGCATGTGGACAGCAGCAGTGGACGGGAGAATGTGTCAGACTTAACTCTGGGACCTGGAAACTCTCCCATCACACGAATGAATCCCGCATCGGGAGCGCTGAGCCCTCTTCCCCGGCCTAATGGAACTGCCAACACCACTAAGAATCTGGTGGTGACTGCAGAGATGTGCTGCTATTGCTTCGACGTACTCTACTGTCACCTCTATGGCTTCCCACAGCCACGACTTCCTAGATTCACCAATGACCCCTA TGCACTTAAGGACAGCCGATTTCCCCCCCTGACCCGAGAGGAGCTGCCTAAACTTTTCTGCTCTGTCTCCCTCCTTACTAACTTTGAGGATGCCAGTGATTACCTGGACTGGGAG GTAGGGGTCCATGGGATTCGAATTGAATTCATTAATGAAAAAGGTGTCAAACGCACAGCCACATATTTACCTGAGGTTGCTAAGGAACAAG ACTGGGATCAGATCCAGACAATAGACTCCTTGCTCAGGAAAGGTGGCTTTAAAGCTCCAATTACCAGTGAATTCAGAAAAACGATCAAACTCACCAG GTACCGAAGTGAGAAGGTGACAATCAGTTACGCAGAGTATATTGCTTCCCGACAGCACTGTTTCCAGAACGGCACTCTTCATGCCCCGCCCCTCTACAATCATTACTCCTGA
- the AMMECR1L gene encoding AMMECR1-like protein isoform X3 — MGKRRCVPPLEPKLAAGCCGVKKPKLSGSGTHSHGNQSTTVPGSSSGPLQNHQHVDSSSGRENVSDLTLGPGNSPITRMNPASGALSPLPRPNGTANTTKNLVVTAEMCCYCFDVLYCHLYGFPQPRLPRFTNDPYALKDSRFPPLTREELPKLFCSVSLLTNFEDASDYLDWEVGVHGIRIEFINEKGVKRTATYLPEVAKEQDNYTGVTSDRKDAGAGSLGTAIMACVGLSSHVSESPRDWQTDWAPDWDQIQTIDSLLRKGGFKAPITSEFRKTIKLTRYRSEKVTISYAEYIASRQHCFQNGTLHAPPLYNHYS; from the exons ATGGGAAAAAGACGTTGTGTTCCTCCACTCGAGCCCAAGTTGGCAGCAGGCTGTTGTGGGGTCAAGAAGCCCAAATTATCTGGAAGTGGAACGCACAGTCACGGGAATCAGTCCACAACTGTCCCCGGCTCTAGTTCAGGACCTCTTCAAAACCACCAGCATGTGGACAGCAGCAGTGGACGGGAGAATGTGTCAGACTTAACTCTGGGACCTGGAAACTCTCCCATCACACGAATGAATCCCGCATCGGGAGCGCTGAGCCCTCTTCCCCGGCCTAATGGAACTGCCAACACCACTAAGAATCTGGTGGTGACTGCAGAGATGTGCTGCTATTGCTTCGACGTACTCTACTGTCACCTCTATGGCTTCCCACAGCCACGACTTCCTAGATTCACCAATGACCCCTA TGCACTTAAGGACAGCCGATTTCCCCCCCTGACCCGAGAGGAGCTGCCTAAACTTTTCTGCTCTGTCTCCCTCCTTACTAACTTTGAGGATGCCAGTGATTACCTGGACTGGGAG GTAGGGGTCCATGGGATTCGAATTGAATTCATTAATGAAAAAGGTGTCAAACGCACAGCCACATATTTACCTGAGGTTGCTAAGGAACAAG ATAATTATACTGGGGTAACATCTGACAGGAAGGACGCAGGAGCAGGGAGCCTGGGGACAGCCATTATGGCATGTGTCGGGCTATCATCTCATGTCTCAGAGTCTCCACGGGACTGGCAGACAGACTGGGCGCCAG ACTGGGATCAGATCCAGACAATAGACTCCTTGCTCAGGAAAGGTGGCTTTAAAGCTCCAATTACCAGTGAATTCAGAAAAACGATCAAACTCACCAG GTACCGAAGTGAGAAGGTGACAATCAGTTACGCAGAGTATATTGCTTCCCGACAGCACTGTTTCCAGAACGGCACTCTTCATGCCCCGCCCCTCTACAATCATTACTCCTGA
- the AMMECR1L gene encoding AMMECR1-like protein isoform X5: MGKRRCVPPLEPKLAAGCCGVKKPKLSGSGTHSHGNQSTTVPGSSSGPLQNHQHVDSSSGRENVSDLTLGPGNSPITRMNPASGALSPLPRPNGTANTTKNLVVTAEMCCYCFDVLYCHLYGFPQPRLPRFTNDPYPLFVTWKTGRDKRLRGCIGTFSAMNLHSGLREYTLTSALKDSRFPPLTREELPKLFCSVSLLTNFEDASDYLDWEVGVHGIRIEFINEKGVKRTATYLPEVAKEQDWDQIQTIDSLLRKGGFKAPITSEFRKTIKLTRAQPKCYEFCSDDPVIWHIHLGSETYIAPRIL; the protein is encoded by the exons ATGGGAAAAAGACGTTGTGTTCCTCCACTCGAGCCCAAGTTGGCAGCAGGCTGTTGTGGGGTCAAGAAGCCCAAATTATCTGGAAGTGGAACGCACAGTCACGGGAATCAGTCCACAACTGTCCCCGGCTCTAGTTCAGGACCTCTTCAAAACCACCAGCATGTGGACAGCAGCAGTGGACGGGAGAATGTGTCAGACTTAACTCTGGGACCTGGAAACTCTCCCATCACACGAATGAATCCCGCATCGGGAGCGCTGAGCCCTCTTCCCCGGCCTAATGGAACTGCCAACACCACTAAGAATCTGGTGGTGACTGCAGAGATGTGCTGCTATTGCTTCGACGTACTCTACTGTCACCTCTATGGCTTCCCACAGCCACGACTTCCTAGATTCACCAATGACCCCTA tCCGCTCTTTGTGACGTGGAAGACAGGGCGGGACAAGCGGCTTCGTGGCTGCATTGGGACCTTCTCAGCCATGAATCTTCATTCAGGACTCAGGGAATACACGTTAACCAG TGCACTTAAGGACAGCCGATTTCCCCCCCTGACCCGAGAGGAGCTGCCTAAACTTTTCTGCTCTGTCTCCCTCCTTACTAACTTTGAGGATGCCAGTGATTACCTGGACTGGGAG GTAGGGGTCCATGGGATTCGAATTGAATTCATTAATGAAAAAGGTGTCAAACGCACAGCCACATATTTACCTGAGGTTGCTAAGGAACAAG ACTGGGATCAGATCCAGACAATAGACTCCTTGCTCAGGAAAGGTGGCTTTAAAGCTCCAATTACCAGTGAATTCAGAAAAACGATCAAACTCACCAG AGCACAGCCAAAGTGCTATGAATTCTGTTCTGACGACCCTGTGATATGGCATATTCATCTGGGGAGTGAGACCTATATAGCCCCAAGGATCCTTTAA